CCTTGCGGGCTTTTTTTGCCTTTGCCCTGGACGCGGGCGCGGTGACCAAGAACCCCGCTCTGCTGCTGGAAAATCCCAAGCTCCCCCTGCATTTGCCGGAGGTGCTGCGCAAGGATGAAATGGAGGCTTTGCTGGCCCAGCCAGACTGCGGCGTTAAAACAGGCGCGCGCGACCGCTGTATGCTGGAGATGCTGTACGCGGCGGGGCTGCGCGTCTCCGAGCTGTGCAATCTGGACGTCCTGGATCTGGACCTGCAGCGGGGGCTGGTGCGCGTTTTCGGCAAGGGCGCCAAGGAACGCCTTGTCCCTTTGCACGACGCCATGCAGCAGATGCTTGCCACCTATCTTAAGGACTGGCGGCCCGCCTTCAGCCCCACGGGCGGGCAGCTCTTCGTCAACCGTTCGGGCCGGGCTCTGAGCCGCCAATACGTCTGGAAGATGGTCAAAAACTACGCCCTGCAGGCCGGCATCCGCCGCGCCATTTCACCGCACACCTTCCGCCATTCCTTTGCCACACACCTTTTGGAAGGCGGCGCGGATCTGCGCTCCGTGCAGCTGCTCCTGGGCCACGCGGACATCAGCGCCACAGAAATCTACACCCATGTGCAGGCCGAGCGGTTGCGCGCCCTGCACCACCAGTTTCACCCCCGGAGCCGCGTGTGAGCCCCGCCACCCTCGTCACCTGCCACGCCAACGCGGATTTCGACGCTTTTGCGGCCATGCTGGCGGCCCGTCGGCTTTATGCTCCCTGCGTGCTGCTCTTTCCCGGCACGCAGGAACGCGGCCTGCAAAAACTTTATGCCCGCCTGGACGCCCAGACCTACGACTTCGTCACCGCCGACAGCCTGGACTGGGCCGCCTTTGACCGTCTGGTGCTGGTAGACACCCGTCAGCGCGGCCGCGTGCGGCATGTGGCCCCCCTGCTGGACCGCCCAGGTTTGCGGCTGGAAGTCTGGGACCACCACCCCGACGCTGCCGACGACGTGACGGCGGACGCGGCCTACACGGCCCGCGTGGGCGCGCTGACCAGCCTGATGGTGCGCCACCTGCGTGAGCGCGGCATTGCCCTTACCCCGGAAGAAGCCACCTTGCTGGGCCTGGGCATTTACGGCGATACGGGTTCCTTCACCTATTCCTCCACGACGGAAGAGGACTTTCAGGCCGCGTCCTGGCTGCTCAGTCAGGGCATGGACGTGAACCGCATAGACGACTTGGCCGCCCACCAGCTCACCAGCCTGCACGTTCAGGCCCTCAACAGTCTGCTGGAGTCTGTGCAGACCTACGTCATCAACGACGTGAGCGTGGCTCTGGCCGAGGCCTCCATGGAGCACTATCTGGGCGATTTTGCCTACCTGGCGCACCGCCTGATGGAAATGGAAAAATTCACGGTGCTCTTTGCCGTCGGCAGGATGGAAGACCGCATCCAGGTGGTGGCCCGCAGCCGCAGCGAGGCGGTCAACGTGGGCGACGTCTGCGCTGCGCTGGGCGGCGGCGGGCATGCTTACGCCGCTTCGGCCTCCATCCGTTCCATGACCCTGCACGAAGTGCGCGAAACCATATTGCGGGAGCTCTACGCCCAGGCGCATCCGGACAAAACGGCCAGGGACTATATGTCTGTGCCGGCCGTGGGCATTGAGGCCGGGGCCAGCATCCGCGAGGCGGACGAGCTTATGCTCCACTTCGGGCTCAAGGCCGTGCCCGTGTTTGCGCCGGGCAGCCGCGCCTGCGTGGGGCTGCTGGACGCGCAGACGGCCTCGCGCGCCGTGGCCCACGGCCTGGCCGTGGCCAGGGTAGAGGAATACATGACCCGCCATGTGCGCACCCTGCCGCCGCACGCGAGCCTGCAGGATCTTACGGACGTCATTGTGGGCGGACGGCAACGGCTGGCGCCCATTGTGGAGGATAACAAAGTTGTGGGCGTGGTCACCCGCACAGACCTCATCAACGTCTTTGCCAACGCCTCCGGCCATCTGCCGGAGCACAAAGGCGGCGGCAAGGAACGCTCCCTGGCCAAGCTCATCCAGGACCGCCTGCCCGCGTCCACGCGGGATCTGCTCCACCTGGCCGGGCGTCTGGGCGCGGCCCGCGGTCTGCCGGTCTACGCCGTGGGCGGTTTTGTGCGCGACCTGCTGCTGCAGCGGCCCAATCAGGATATCGACCTGGTGGTGGAAGGCGACGGCCTGGCCCTGGCCCGCGAACTGGCCCGTGAACTGGGCGGCCGCGTGCGGGAGCACCGCAAATTTCTTACTTCCATGGTCATCTTTCCCGACGCCCAGGGGCAGGAACAACGCCTGGACGTGGCCACAGCCCGGCTGGAATACTACGAACACCCGGCCGCCCTGCCCACAGTAGAGCTTTCATCCCTCAAAATGGACCTCTTCCGGCGAGATTTTTCCATCAACGCCCTGGCCGTGCGTCTGGATGACCCCTTTGGCCTGCTGGTGGATTTTTTCGGCGGGCAACGGGACATTAAGGATAAGGTCATCCGCGTGCTGCACACCCTGAGCTTTGTGGAAGACCCCACCCGTTGCCTGCGCGCTGTGCGCTTTGAGCAGCGTTACGGCTTCCATCTGGGCCAGGGCACGGAAAAATTGGTCAAAAACGCCTTGTCGCTCAAGCTCATGGACCGCCTTTCGCCCCAGCGCCTGTTCAGCGAATTCAAGCACATTTGTGATGAAGAAGCCCCCCTGGCCTGCTTCACGCGCATGGACCAGCTGGGCATCTGGGAGACCATAGCCCCCCAACTGGCCCTGATCCCCGCACGCAAGGCCCTGTTGCAGGGGCTGCAGGAAATTCTCGGCTGGTACCGTTTGCTCTATTTTGAGGAACAGCCCCTGCCCTGGCTGGTCTATTTTCTGGGCCTCAACCATGGTCTGAATTATGCCCTTACGCTGGAACACTACCGCCGCCTGGGCCTGCCCGAAGCCCTGCGCGCCACAGTGCTGGCCCAACGAGAACGTCTGCGCGCCCTGGGCAGCCAGCTGACCAACTGGCAAGAAACATCGGCCCGGCCCAGCGAACTCTGCGCCCTGCTCCGGCCCTTGCGCCTGGAGTTTTTGCTCTACCTCATGGCCAGAACCAGCGATGCGCCCCTGCAAAAAAACATTTCGCGCTACATTACCCAATGGCGAAGAGAAAAGGCAGACATCACCGGCCAGGATCTGCAGCGCCTGGGGCTTCTCCCCGGTCCGGCCTACAGCCGGATTCTGGCGGCCGTGCTGCGCGCCAAGCTGGACGGCCAGGCTCCCAATGCCGAAAGCCAGCTGGCCCTGGCCAAAAGCCTGCTGGCAAAAAACGGCCGCACGTCCGGCGGGGCCCCCCTTGCCCGTCGGCCCTAAGCGGTGTATAGCTCAACATTATGAAACAATTGTGGGCGCCTTGGCGTATAGACTACATTCTGGGCCCGAAACCCGATACCTGCGTGTTCTGCCTGCCCCAAGGCACGGAAGAAGACGCGGAGCGGCTCGTGCTCTACCGCGGGGAACATTGCTTTGTGATCATGAACAAATACCCGTATAATAACGGGCACATCATGGTCTGCCCCTACCGCCACGTCATGCTGCTGGCCGAGCTTTCACGCCGAGAAGCGCATGAAATTATGGACCTTTTGCAGGTCTGCGCCACTATATTAAAGGAACACTTTACCTGTCCGGGCATCAATATCGGCCTGAACCAAGGCGAGGCCGCGGGCGCCGGCATTCGGGAGCATCTGCACTTTCATCTGGTGCCGCGCTGGAACGGGGATTCCTCCTTTATGGCCGTATTTGACGAGGTACGCACCATGCCGCAGCACCTCAGCTGCAGCTATGCGGCCCTGCGGCCCTACTTTGCGCCTCAGGCCGTGGCCGTGCGCCTGGCTGCCCTGACGGACTGACGCCCCCTGCCCGCAGTGCCGACTGTGCTGCGGCGTGCCGCAGCAACTGCAGGATACGTCGGCCGGAACGCCGCTGGTGCGACCCGGCCAAAGAATTTTTCGGCCGCGCGACCCCCAAACGTCGTGCCCTTTGCCGGTGCGGCCGCAGGCCCTGCCCGCCCCGACAAACCACGGCGGACAGCCAAACTTTTTTGCGACGCGTGCCGCATGCCGCGTCAGGCGGTCCGCCGACGCCGGGACCGCCAAGGCCGGGGACCGGGCAATCCTCGGCGGGAGGCGCACCCGCCTACAGGGCGGGAAGCGACATCCGCAAGAGCCCATGCAGCGTACAGTTTATTTCAGCGTTTTTTAGCCTGTGAGGAGTGTGCCCATGCGGTATGTCAAGGTTCTGCTGCTTGCCGTGGTGTTTTTTCTGTCCCTGGTTTTCTTTTTCCAGAACCAGGCCTCCCTTTCCCAGCAACTGGTTCTTACGCTCAACCTCTTTTTCATTCCGCCCATGTCCTCCATCCCACTGCCGTTCTATTTCCTGGTGGTGGCGGCCTTTGCTCTGGGCGCGCTCTTCACGCTCTGCTTCCTGGTCTGGGACAAGGTCAATCTTTCCGCACGGTTGCTGAAGCACAAGTGGCAGATCAGCAGTCTGGAGCGCGAAGTGGAAAAGCTCCGCAAAAAGCTGGGTAGTGAAACCGCGCGCGCCACCTTCCTGCGCAAGGCCGACAAAGCCGCCGCGCTGGAAGCCAAAACCGGCGGCAAGGCCGATGCAGCTGCCTGTGCGCCCCAAGGGGCAGATCTGACCGCAGAAGGCGCGGCTCTGGCCCCGGACCCAGACCGGCCGTAATTTCCCCGCTGCGTGCTGACCGTGCGCTCACGGGCCAACACGCGCCACGCGCTCCGGGCCGTCTGCGGCCACGTCCCGCACGCAGTTGTCGGCCGCGTTCCGTGTCTGCGCCGTTTTATGGGCTGCAAGGGCGCGCAGCGTGTTCACATTGTTTGCCGCGTCCACGCCTGTTGCGGGCGCGTCTTTCTGCACCTTTTACCCTTTGAGCCATGCCTGAAGCCCCGGTAAAAATGACCCCCATGTTCGAGCAGTACCTGCGCATCAAGGCCGAACATCCTGATGCCCTGCTCTTTTACCGCATGGGGGATTTTTACGAACTTTTTTTTGACGACGCCCGCACGGCCGCCCGCGAACTGCGCATTGCCCTCACCAGCCGCAGCCGCGACGCGGAAAACCCCGTACCCATGTGCGGCGTGCCCTGGCACGCCGTGGAAAGCTATGTGGCCCAGCTCATCGGCAAGGGCTACCAGATTGCCATCTGCGACCAGACCGAAGACCCCAAGGCCGCCAAGGGCCTGGTCAAACGCGCCGTCACCAGAGTTATCACGCCGGGCACGGTACTGGAGGACGCCAACCTCCAGACCAAGAGCCACAACTATCTGGGCGCGCTCTATGCCGCCGCGCCGGACCAGGGCGGCGCCTTTGCCTGGGCGGACATCTCCACCGGCCAGTGGTCCGGCCTGGAATTTAAGCGCCCCGCCGAGCTCTGGCAGTGGGTGCAAAAGCTGGCTCCCCGCGAACTGCTCACGCCCGAAGGGCTGGAACCGCCACCCCGCACGCTGCTGGACGGCGTGCGCCTGGTGCGCCTGCCGCGTCCGCAGTTCGACGTGCAGCGCGCCACGGAGCGCGTGCTGACCGCCCAAGGCGTGCGCGAACTGGGGGCCCTGGGGCTGGAAGGCAGGCCGGAGCTTGTCCGCGCCTGCGGCGCGCTCCTGCTTTATCTCAATCAAACGCAGATGCGCAGCCCGGACCACCTCCAGCCCTTCCGGCCTCTGGACCTGAGCCGTCGCCTGATCATCGACGACGTCACCGAACGCAATCTCGAAATTTTTGTCCGGCTCAACGGCCGTAGAGGTAAAGGTACGCTTCGCCATGTGCTGGACCAGACCCTCACCCCCATGGGCGGTCGCTTGCTGGAGGACATGCTGCGCCACCCCTGGCGCGAGGCCGGACCCATCAGACGCATTCAGGAGGCTGTGGTCTTTTTCCACGCCTGCGACGCCCGGCGCGAGGCCCTGCGCGCGGCTCTGGACCGGGTCTACGATCTGGAACGTCTTTCCACACGCATCAGCCTAAATCAGGGTGCGCCGCGCGACTGCATTGCTCTGCGGGAGAGTCTGGCCGCCCTGCCCCAGGTGCTGGCGGCCCTGGAGGACTCTTTTCCGCCCAATCAGGGCGAACAGGATGCCGCGCCCCCCAAGGCCATAGAAGAAATACTCCGCGCCTGGGACAGCATGGAAGACTGCGCCGCCCTCCTTGATGCCGCTTTGGTGGATGCTCCGCCCGCCGTGATCACGGAGGGCGGGCTGTTCAAAGTTGGCTACAATGTGGAGCTGGACCGCCTGCTGGACCTGGTGGAGCACGGCGAGCAGAAGCTGCAGGCCATGCTGGCCGAAGAACAGGCCAAAACCGGCATCAGCCGCCTCAAACTGGGCTGCAACCGCGTTTTCGGCTACTACTACGAAATTTCCCGCGCGGCCCACAGTGGGCCGGTCCCCTACCATTTTATCCGCCGTCAGAGTCTGGCCAATGCGGAACGCTTCACCACCGCCGAGCTGAAAGAACTGGAAGAGGAACTGCTCTCCGCGGCGGAAAAGCGTAAAAGCCTGGAATATAGCCTCTTTCAGGAGCTTCGCGCTCAACTGGCGGCCCAGCGGCCGCGCATTATCCAGATGGCCGACTGCATTGCCCATCTGGACTACTGGCAGAGCCTTGCCCAGGTGGGGCGCGCCCAGGGCTGGCGTATGCCGCAACTTACCGCCGACGCCCACCTGGAAATCCGTCAGGGCCGCCACCCCGTGGTGGAAGCCATCCAGGGCCGGGCCAACTTTGTGCCCAACGATTTTGTCCTGGACGAGCGCCGCCGCCTTTGCCTGCTTACCGGTCCCAACATGGCGGGCAAATCCACGGTGCTGCGTCAGGTGGCCATCATTTGCCTGCTGGCCCAGATGGGCTCCATGGTGCCGGCGGATGCGGCGCGTCTCGGCCTGGTGGACCGCCTCTTTTCCCGCGTGGGGGCTTCGGACAACCTCGCCCAGGGCCAGAGCACCTTTATGGTGGAAATGATGGAAACGGCCCGCATTTTGCGGCAGGCCACCAGACGCAGCCTGATCATTCTGGACGAAATCGGTCGGGGCACCAGCACCTACGACGGCGTGGCCCTGGCCTGGGCCGTGGTGGAAGACCTGGCCCGCCGCGCGGGCGGTGAACTGCGCACCCTCTTTGCCACCCACTACCACGAGCTCACCGCCCTGGAAGGCCGCGTGCCCGGCGTGTTCACCATGAATATCGCCATCCGCGAATACAATAACGACATCCTTTTTCTGCACAAACTGGTGCCCGGCCCCTCGGACCGCAGCTACGGCGTGGAGGTGGCCCGCCTGGCCGGCGTGCCGGGGTCTGTGGTGCAGCGGGCCAGAACCATTCTGGCTGGCCTGGAACGGGGCCGGGAAGGCGCGCGCAAAACCGTGGTAACGGCTGTGGCCCTGCCGGGCCTGGACCTGCCGGAACCGGAACCCGCTGCAACGGAAGCCCTGCCGGAGCCCACCCCGCCT
This portion of the Desulfovibrio legallii genome encodes:
- the xerD gene encoding site-specific tyrosine recombinase XerD, whose product is MESMTQSPPFSSPLAPLLPQWCDHLLAERGLAVRTVEAYRQDLENFFLFQEELALSGGRLPATPDEQEIFLYLSWLRAHQNTGRTLARRLSALRAFFAFALDAGAVTKNPALLLENPKLPLHLPEVLRKDEMEALLAQPDCGVKTGARDRCMLEMLYAAGLRVSELCNLDVLDLDLQRGLVRVFGKGAKERLVPLHDAMQQMLATYLKDWRPAFSPTGGQLFVNRSGRALSRQYVWKMVKNYALQAGIRRAISPHTFRHSFATHLLEGGADLRSVQLLLGHADISATEIYTHVQAERLRALHHQFHPRSRV
- a CDS encoding CBS domain-containing protein, with the translated sequence MSPATLVTCHANADFDAFAAMLAARRLYAPCVLLFPGTQERGLQKLYARLDAQTYDFVTADSLDWAAFDRLVLVDTRQRGRVRHVAPLLDRPGLRLEVWDHHPDAADDVTADAAYTARVGALTSLMVRHLRERGIALTPEEATLLGLGIYGDTGSFTYSSTTEEDFQAASWLLSQGMDVNRIDDLAAHQLTSLHVQALNSLLESVQTYVINDVSVALAEASMEHYLGDFAYLAHRLMEMEKFTVLFAVGRMEDRIQVVARSRSEAVNVGDVCAALGGGGHAYAASASIRSMTLHEVRETILRELYAQAHPDKTARDYMSVPAVGIEAGASIREADELMLHFGLKAVPVFAPGSRACVGLLDAQTASRAVAHGLAVARVEEYMTRHVRTLPPHASLQDLTDVIVGGRQRLAPIVEDNKVVGVVTRTDLINVFANASGHLPEHKGGGKERSLAKLIQDRLPASTRDLLHLAGRLGAARGLPVYAVGGFVRDLLLQRPNQDIDLVVEGDGLALARELARELGGRVREHRKFLTSMVIFPDAQGQEQRLDVATARLEYYEHPAALPTVELSSLKMDLFRRDFSINALAVRLDDPFGLLVDFFGGQRDIKDKVIRVLHTLSFVEDPTRCLRAVRFEQRYGFHLGQGTEKLVKNALSLKLMDRLSPQRLFSEFKHICDEEAPLACFTRMDQLGIWETIAPQLALIPARKALLQGLQEILGWYRLLYFEEQPLPWLVYFLGLNHGLNYALTLEHYRRLGLPEALRATVLAQRERLRALGSQLTNWQETSARPSELCALLRPLRLEFLLYLMARTSDAPLQKNISRYITQWRREKADITGQDLQRLGLLPGPAYSRILAAVLRAKLDGQAPNAESQLALAKSLLAKNGRTSGGAPLARRP
- a CDS encoding HIT family protein; this translates as MKQLWAPWRIDYILGPKPDTCVFCLPQGTEEDAERLVLYRGEHCFVIMNKYPYNNGHIMVCPYRHVMLLAELSRREAHEIMDLLQVCATILKEHFTCPGINIGLNQGEAAGAGIREHLHFHLVPRWNGDSSFMAVFDEVRTMPQHLSCSYAALRPYFAPQAVAVRLAALTD
- a CDS encoding LapA family protein: MRYVKVLLLAVVFFLSLVFFFQNQASLSQQLVLTLNLFFIPPMSSIPLPFYFLVVAAFALGALFTLCFLVWDKVNLSARLLKHKWQISSLEREVEKLRKKLGSETARATFLRKADKAAALEAKTGGKADAAACAPQGADLTAEGAALAPDPDRP
- the mutS gene encoding DNA mismatch repair protein MutS, with translation MPEAPVKMTPMFEQYLRIKAEHPDALLFYRMGDFYELFFDDARTAARELRIALTSRSRDAENPVPMCGVPWHAVESYVAQLIGKGYQIAICDQTEDPKAAKGLVKRAVTRVITPGTVLEDANLQTKSHNYLGALYAAAPDQGGAFAWADISTGQWSGLEFKRPAELWQWVQKLAPRELLTPEGLEPPPRTLLDGVRLVRLPRPQFDVQRATERVLTAQGVRELGALGLEGRPELVRACGALLLYLNQTQMRSPDHLQPFRPLDLSRRLIIDDVTERNLEIFVRLNGRRGKGTLRHVLDQTLTPMGGRLLEDMLRHPWREAGPIRRIQEAVVFFHACDARREALRAALDRVYDLERLSTRISLNQGAPRDCIALRESLAALPQVLAALEDSFPPNQGEQDAAPPKAIEEILRAWDSMEDCAALLDAALVDAPPAVITEGGLFKVGYNVELDRLLDLVEHGEQKLQAMLAEEQAKTGISRLKLGCNRVFGYYYEISRAAHSGPVPYHFIRRQSLANAERFTTAELKELEEELLSAAEKRKSLEYSLFQELRAQLAAQRPRIIQMADCIAHLDYWQSLAQVGRAQGWRMPQLTADAHLEIRQGRHPVVEAIQGRANFVPNDFVLDERRRLCLLTGPNMAGKSTVLRQVAIICLLAQMGSMVPADAARLGLVDRLFSRVGASDNLAQGQSTFMVEMMETARILRQATRRSLIILDEIGRGTSTYDGVALAWAVVEDLARRAGGELRTLFATHYHELTALEGRVPGVFTMNIAIREYNNDILFLHKLVPGPSDRSYGVEVARLAGVPGSVVQRARTILAGLERGREGARKTVVTAVALPGLDLPEPEPAATEALPEPTPPENLEHPLVRLLRELQPEALSPLEALRLLMEWKKLWADAPQPAPSATGPIGGAPGDGPDDEPDAEPPSLPGEEK